The window AGCACGAAGAAAAATTACCTTCGGTGTGGTGGTGGTAGAAGTTCTGACACCCAACCCAATTTAAATAAATTACAAAAAGAAAATATTGGGAAGATGGCCAAATGAAATAATAGGTGAAACATGTATTAACCATGCACTCCAAGCTACACATTTTGGAAACGTAAAGTTGGTTCAGTAATACCCAAGCCAGCAAAGGTAAAATAACACTTATGAACATGACCAATATGGCAACATTGAAGCAATGTTTGTATGCCTGGGAGGCAAATGACAGGAGTTTAGCAACTTCCGCTATTTTAAAAAAGATTGATAAAGCTTCGGCATATCACATCATCCATTCAACTAGGATTACAATAAGGCTGTGAATGCATGTGTCATTACCTTTGATGAATTGCAACAGATAGAGATGATTGTGTTGTATGCAGCAATAGAGGGTGCTACCTCAAATTTCTCATGCCATTTATGAAATGCCACTAACATTTCTTCAACCTTCAAGAAAAAAACATCATTAAAAGGTGGTCTAGAAACAAAGTTTATTAGGTATAAGGGCCTTCATTAACTTCATAACCTCCTACACTTTTTCAAACATGGAGAAATTCTTCTTTGCAAGGAGGCAACAGGGGAAGCAAAATATATTTTGCAAGGAAGTCCTAACGTAGTAACCATGAAAGGAAAACAATTAACATAGTATAACGATAATTCAATAAGTGTATCACTTCACAAATATCAAACATAAGGATACCTCAAGGACCCAAGGTGTATCGACAGTTGGCAAGATACTGACACAAGGTTCCTAGTAGCGATCTATGATGAAAAATGCCATCCTTCTAAATGGTTTGACTAATATTTTGGATAATTTCTACTACCCTCAGCAATTACTCCCAATGCAATGTATTTTGACAGGTAAGTGGCTTCAATTTCGAAGTTTAGCATGATCCTTTTACTGTATGAAGAAAATGTAAAACAATACAACTTTTACATTGTAAAGTTATTACTAAATTGATGATACAGGAAACTAGTGGTTCGTTCAGATGCAATAAATTGCACTTATAGTTCATTTTATATTAGAAGCTATGAATGTTACCAGTagtcagtggcggagctagcatTGAATCTAAGGGGGGGCCAGTGCTACAGTGGCCGAGCACGGAAGACAAGGAGCTGAAGAACCGCCTCTTGAACAAGTACAGCGGCTACCTGAGCAGCCTCTAGAAGGAGCTctcgagaaagaagaagaaatgaaaGCTGCCGAGAGACGCGCGCCAGAAGCTCATGCCGGCCGGCTCCTCATTGTTTTTCCTGGGCCAAGGGGGGCCAAGGCCCAGTTTCGCCTCCACGGCGCTCCGCCACTGCCAGTAGTCATCATAAAAGATTCCTCACCAATATGTTCGGTATATTTGCGACATAGCCCAAAATTGAGGATGAAATGGTTCCATCAGAACATCCTGAAATCACAAATCAAAAAATTAGCAGATAgattttgaaacaaaaaaaacaaaacaaaacagtcTTAAGGCAAACCACAaaacagaagaaagaaaaggctcGGCACTATTTAGTGGTAAATGCAACTTCAGTGAAAAGATTTTCTGCTAATATTACTTCAGCACTTGTGTCCATCTCCATTTTATTGACATGAGAAGAAATTTGAGCTAAATATAGAAAACCTGCACTTCATTTATTACCTTTTGACCTCATTCCCTGAAGAAGTTTATCAGCATAGTTCTCTAGTTCCAGCCTACCCAATGATTTGAATATATTGGATATGTATTTTGAGCCTGAAACTTTCGTTAGATCAAGCAAATCCAACAAGCCGATCAGATCTTCCTTTCTGCCGCTTTCAGCAAAGGCTAACATGTAACTTTCTGCAAAATAGACGAGTCCGATAGGGCACTTGTGAGAATCATCTGTCAGTATGCAAGCTTGAACACATTATGCATCTGAATTAGCACTTCCAAATTATCATGAACGAGTAAGAGAAAAGAAGAATCTGATTACGATATTTGGATGGTTACCTGCTATATCATAGTGAGCTTTCTCATTGTAATCTTCAACAGAGTGGCAAagttcttgaatttttttcttcatcttGAACTCTAATACAAAGCAACATCTCATAATAAGCTATTCTAGAGAAGGATTGTGGATTCACATCCTTAAAGAATGCAGTGAACATCTCAAATTCCTCCAACAACCCCATGTCGACAAGATACAAGAGGAATGGGCCATAAACATCTTGCTCAATACTAAGGCCCTTATCTCTCATGGTCTCAAAAAGGTGGTAAGCCCTGTAAATGTACTCCACGGCGGAGTCAACATCCTTGCAAGCCCTCGCCTTGTCTAGACAAAGCTTAATCAATGAATTGAACTCCTTGACCCCAGTTTCCCTCCCCAGCTTTCCGAAAAATTCAATCGTCGACTCTGTGCCAAGCTTATTAGCGCACAACCACATCAGCTTCGTGTAGCGGCGGCTCTCGACGTTCTTGAATATGTACTGTTTCTTCTTCTCCctcgccacctccctcctccaaTGCATCAGTGGGTCCCTCGATGGCGGTGACTTGAACCACTCAAAGTCCAGTATCTTGTTGCTCGTAGCAACCTCCCCAGCATCTTCCAAGTCCACTGGTGATTCGGAGAGCATCGCCTCTTCCACATCATCAGGCCCTGAGCATTGAACTAATGATAACTCACAGTCACAGCCACAGTTGGAACAGAAATTGTTGCAGGGTTATATGGAAGTGCAATGGTACCATCTAGGACGGACATGAGCGCCTTGGTGAGAGCCTCAGGGGGATCATCCTCGTCTGCCCAGGAGAAGGAACAAGGCTGAGAGTGGAGCCAGAAGCTAGTGCATATGGAATAGAGGTAGAGGACGGAGGTGGTAGTTCCCCCATTGCTTGTTACCTAGGGCGTGGGCGTGAGCTTGGATGAGGGAGGACGGCAAGGTGGTCTTCTTCGAGGCCGCAGCCTGCTTGAGCCGCAGGAGCGAGGCCTGCGTGACGGTGGTGGCTGGGGtgacggcgtcgcggcggccggAGAAGGGCCTCTTTCGGGTGCAGAGTTTCGGGGCAGCGACCGCAGTGTCGCCCTTggacgcggaggcggcggaggaggtcgagGGCTTGGGAGCAACGGCAGCGGTGGGGATGGCCGGcttggaggcggaggaggcggcctgCTTGGTCGCCTCCAGGAGGCGCTTCCACATGGGTGCCGGTCCGGCAGTCGGagaagacgccgccgccgccggtgcgtgATGCGGCGGCGGATTCCGGCGGCCGCGAACGTGGGAGCGGCTCGGTGATGTGGAGATGGGCCGTTGGGGTTGGCTGGACCCAAATGGGTCCGAATTCATGCGGAGCATgtgaaagaaaagaaatgtGCCTAATTTTCCAATGAATTTAGATTTTACAATTCCATGTTTTGTGAATTTGTATGATCATCCCAATTCATTTATATATGTTCCGAATttcaaattaattaattagcACCAGCATCCAAACATTCCAGGACCAGGAGATAGTCATGCAGATGCTTGTAAAAGGGTTAACAACGAGAAATTTGGGATTTAACCATTGTCAAAAGTAGGCTTCGCCACTTTGTCATTCTTCTTGTAGGCTTCGCTCTTTTGCCATTATGAAACGAGTGCACCCCGCTACAATGCCTTTTCTTCATTTTCCAATTCATTTTGTAGTTTTTCACACTTTCTTTGACCGGAACTTCCATTACTGCCGCTGCCCCATCGATCCCATCTCCAGAACGAGCACCGTTCATCTCGCCCCTATTCTTTTCGTGGctgacggcgggcggcgctctccctgcgcacggcgccggcggcgggctggcggcgtTCCCTCCCCAAACTCGACGTGGCTCCTCTGGTCCTTCCAGGCAAGTTCCGCGGCGGAGCTGGCGGGCCTATCGACGACGGAGAAGTCGGAGTGGAGGACGGAGGGGAGGGGCAGCGCGTGCAGGAGGCGGCTCGTCTGCACCTCGCTGTACATGGAGGCCGGCCACCCGGGCGACAGcctgttcgccgccgccgcaccgccgttggatgtcaccgccgccgtcgccgccgccatttgtcccggctcgaagagagagagggagcagAGTGTGTCGCACTGATTGTTGTTGCAAAGGAGTAGCTAGCTCACAAATACTGAGTTCACAAGTAGCTCACAAATACTTAGTTGACATGTACATTTAGATCACAAACACTAAGTTCACAGGTACATAAATTGCTAAGACTTGGAGTTGACAGCTCAATTAATCTTCAGTCTCTTAGGTGCCGCCGTGCCAGCTTCCTTGCAGGACTTTTGTTGGCTGCAGTCTTTTGCTTGGTGAGTGAGGCTGCCACTGTGGGCTGGGTACTAGTGCCTTCTCCTGCAGCATAGCAAGTCGgctgcagaaaaaaaaagagatgagcAAAAAACTgagatgagaagaaaaaaaaatgtgatgAGAATAACAATTCCCAGCAGCATACCTTCTAGTAACTCTACCAGGActgttttgtattatttgtttCCAGGGTTGGTAAAGAACTGGTGGAAGCTTCTTCATTTGTCTTGGTTGCTTTCTTGGCTTTGTTCTTGGCAGAACTTTCGGAAGAACTTAAGTTAGATGGACTAACTAATCGATCTCGGAAGCATGACGAGTAAGACATTGAAGAAAGGACTTACCCAGCAACAAGATCTGCCCAATCGCAGTTCATGGCGTTGTCTTCTCCTCACCACACATCCACTGCAGATCCACAATGCAAACTCCCTCTATCACGCCCAGATCTAGCTGCTGTGGAGAGCGGAGGGAAGGAGGCACAAGCAGCAGAGAATAGGAGGGGGCGCCAGCCCTAGGGCCATGCCGTgcagggggtggcggcggcggccatggggcaCGAGCagcagagaaagaaagagatgaGAGGTTCTGGTGCTCGTGAGGACTCACGAGAGGGTAAGGGTTTGCTCAAGGGCAAAATTGTCAGGTCATATTGctcaaataaaacaaaaatacaaaatgaaTAGGAAAATGAAGAAAATGCATTGTAGCGGGGTGCACTCGTTTCATGATGGCAAAAGAGCGAAGCCCACGAGAACGATGGTAAAGTGGTGAAGTCCACTTTTGACAATGGCCAAATCCCAAATTTCTCGGTTAACAACTGGTGTTGTGAGCGCGCCTAGAAAAGatctcctctatcaagaacagAGCAGGAATCGAACAATCTTTTCACAGGTCGCAGCAAACGTCGCCGTGAAGCGTAAGTTGAAACTCCATCTGCATACCGAGTAGTACTCGATCCATTCGGAGCGTGGGTATAAGTTGAAACTCCATCTGCATACCGAGTAGTACTCGATCCATTCGGAGCGTGGGTCGTTTTAGTTTTGTAAAGCCAAAACAATCGTCTAAAGTTAAGACAAAACCAAAACAATCAACGTTACGAAGCTTACAAAAAAAGACATTGAAAAGATGTAAAGCAATTCCACAGTATATATTTCAATATGTTGAAACTAATTGAAAAGGTGATGATAAGCTGTGTAGGATAGATTGTGTCGATGGAAAAAAAGAATGTCAATCTCCCCGTTGACAAAAGAAATGCATTAGCTGCTTCAAAACTTTCCAAGGCACAGAACAGATACAATGGCGACGAAACTGAGATGATCTCACAAAGTATGCAGTATTGGGACACCGACCTCAAACTACGAGGTGACTGCAATCTAACATACATACATAAGAACATTGCTACAAAAATTTATATACAGGTCGAAGCATCGGTCTACAAAATTTGTTTTAGCCATACAGCTCGgttacacacaaaaaaaaaaagaatgacatTAGAGTCCAGAATCTGCTATTTTCATCTATGTACATTCGCACCAACAAGAAGCCTTAGACAGCGTCAAAAATATTTGTTGGCATTTCAGTGCAAGCTGGGTGCATTTGATGTGCACGAGTAACTTAATTTACAGACCGTCCACATCTTATGTTTGAAGACACCTTTGTCTCACTTAGCAGTCTAGCAGACAACCCAGTCTTTTATTATCGAATAAAAGGAAATTATATAATATATCTTCTCACTACCTTCTGTTTCTCCCAAGATGAATTTGTTTCAAATAGCTATCTTGCCTCTCAAACCTCCATGCATTTGAATCATATGTATGAATAGTTTGCAGCCCTGTGCCCTCTTGAACTCTTCTTTTCTTCAAGTCCCTGATTCCTGCTTCATTAACACAGTCAGCCTTCAGAGTCCCCCAGCAAGATCGTTCATCTAACTTCTGATCCGTATCAACAGCATCAAAGTTATGATTTATGTGTGTTCGCTGATATGAAATCTCTTCATATGTTCGCCTTGCTGGCCTGCTGGTATACTCAAATGACTTGATTCCTGCTTCATTAACACAAGCAGTCTTCAGAATGCCCTGGTAAGACTGTTCCCCTAACCTCTGATCCAAGTTATGATTTATGTATTTTCGCTGATACCTTCGCCGACACTGATTCTCTTCATACCTTGTTGACCTGCCAGTGGACTTGTCATCAAATGAACTGCCCAAAAGCATGTGTCCATAAGCTTCTGTATTGCTATTGCTAGAACTTCTCCTTGAACATTGTGTATGCCTCACAGGAGGATCTAGAGTGCTTATTATCTGCTGTTTATCTGTTGGAGTTGGAGTTGGAGCTGGAATCGTCTTGATCTTCTGTTTATACATTGGAGTTGGAATTGGAGTCAGCTTGATGTGTTGTTTATCTATTGGAGTTGGAACTGGAGATGGCTTGATCTGATGTTTATCTGTCAGAGTCGGAGTTGGAGTCTGCTTGATCTGCTGTTTATTCGTCGGAGTCACAGCCAGGTTGATCTGTTGTTTATTTGTTCGAGTCGTAGTTAAATTTGGAGTCGGCCTGACCTGATGTTTATCTGTCGGAGTAGAAGTTGGCACTGGCTTGATAACAGCACCCATTGAGCGTGGGTCCCTTTTCTTAAATAACTCAGTCATTTGCTGTATAACATCTGCAAGTGTAATTGATAGTCAGACATGTCAGAAAACTGATGGAACTGAGAAATAAACTAATAAAGTTAAAATGAATGCCAAGAAAAAATCACTACCTTGCAACTGCTTTGGTGCAACATCAAACTCATTCCACCATACTCTACCATTTTGGGAAGGAAGTATAAAGTTATGAAATTTAGCAGCAAGGAAGAGCGATCCAGCAGCAATGAAGTGTGGTTTGAACTGCACAACTAATGTAGTCGGAAGCCTGCATGTACAGGTGTAAAACCAGCTCAGGAAAAAAAATTGCCAGTTAAAAGAAGAAATAAGTTAACAGAATAGCTCAAGCAACTTACGTATCATTAACGATACTCATGGCATCTTGCCTCACTTCCTTCTGGGAGATCCCCAGATTCTTCAGAGCAAGCTTTAGTGGTTCGTAAGGATGACGTATATTGAAATCAAACCTAATGGTTGAAAGCAATAGTGTCTCCCCGACCAAAATTAGGGATTTCTGCTTAGCAAGAACTTCCTGCTTTTCAATTAAAAAAGTTATACAACACCGCAATCAAACATTACAAAAGCAACAGTCAAGTGTCAGGAGTAATAATTGTGGCAAGTTTGAAATACCTCCTGGTGGATTCTCTTAGCAGCATCAGTGTTTTTCCGATACATTGTTTCATATGCCACAATGATGACACTTTTTAATGAGCAAGGTGTGTCTTCAATCTTTGAAGCAAGAAATATGCAAACAGTTGCAACAGtctgaaaaaataaataattgaaAAATAACCTGAAGTGTTAGCAAATCAACAGAACTGATTGAACAGTAAAAAATGGTATTGCTATAATTAGGGCACTCAACTTTGTGCAAGATTAAAGGAAGATATATTCATGACCGAAGGAAGAATTTAAACataatttcaaaaatattacTACATAGAAATTAGATAGCAGTGCAGCAAATTGCTAATACTTACTGGCAAGAGTATTATATTAGTAAGTGCTGCTTCAAGTTTGATAAAGTTGCTCCAAAAGAATCACACCTTCGTCCACGATTGCAATTTTACATGCTCCAGGTAAGTTGCTAAAAGCTAAAACTCACATCCAGACCCATTGTTTAAGATGGAAAAATTGTTCAATTCCTCGGGAACAATTACAACACATCTTTcactaaaaaacaaaaaaccacCATGCTTTATGCCACTCGAGCGACCGATACAACACAATGCATACCCAAGTGTGCACACGTAGACATATTTCACCTGGAGCCATCTTGAGTGCATCTGTAGACCCACACACTTGTGTAATTTTCTTATGACACAATACCCTCGACTAAACCCCGCAAAGGTACATAGTCAGGTAATGTTAGGGTCTGATGGCCataaagaaaaatatttatACTTCTAAAGCATCTACACAAGAAAAGGAAGTTAGTTAATCTCTCAAGAAAACAATGGAAAAATGGTTAGTTAGGGACTCTGTAGGAACAGATAGGTAAGTACGGCATCCCTCTTATCCCAATACATGTGAAAGCCAGGCCAAGCATCTGGTTTCTACAGTCATGTAATGAGGCATTAATAAATTATTACTATGCCAAAAAATCATAATCAGTGATAAATCATGGTCTGACCCCCTGAATTTGTTAATTAGAGATAGAGAAGGCTAGCACCATACCCTTCACCAATCCTACCTAAATACACAAAATCAGGTCAAGTACAGAGCAACAACCCCCCACATATGCTAGGTTCAACAGTAAGCTCTAGCACCATCCTCATCCGGAGACCGATTTGTATCAGGCAGGTATGTACGCATGCATTGCGCGTATCTTTACCTGCCACTCGTTCTTAGCATGGGATTGACGGAGGTAGAAGCGGTGGCAGAGCAGGATCGCCGTGGCGATTGTAATCTGCGGCCTGCgacaacagaggaggaaaagaaacAGCTTTCATCAGTAAAATTAAACTCCAGCGAACGCGCATTTACGAACCGCAATGCGGCCCGTCGACATCTACCCTAGCAGCGCAaaacgattttttttttttgacaggaaCGCAAAACGAAATTGGGGGAAAGGGGACAGGGAAGGAGGGCCGAGAGAGAGAAACGAAAAACAGAGAGGAAACCACTCACAATTGGAGCCTGATGCAGACATCGCGGATGAAGGAGCAGTAGGTGGCCCGGAGCTCCGCCTCCTTGGCCGCGCTGACGCCGTCCCGCCGCGACGGCGAGTCGCGCTCGATCTCCTCCCGGCTCAGGTACCACGACCGGTACgcctcgccgccctcctccctcgcggcgCCCATCgcgatccccgccgccgccgccgccaactcccccgagagagaaaagaaaagaccaGGATTTTCCCCTTTCGAGGTAAGAAAAATTCGAAATCCCGGCGGTGAGGTGGGTCGGTGGGGGGCTAAGCTTAAGGGCCAAGGCTTTCGATGGCGGTTCCTGCGCCGATGTTGGATTGGGGCCGGAACCCGGAAGGGGGTAAAGGTGGAAAGGACCCGTTCGTCCTgaggggtgtgtttagtttccacaaaatttccaaattttccaaatttttcatcacatttcctatcacatcgaaacattaaatatatcaaatgacccatgtatgaagtactaaatgtagttaaataaaaaactaattgcatagttttgatgtacgttgcgagacgaatcttttgagcctaattaggtcatggtaggacaatatttaacacaaaaaacaaaaagtGCTATATGTGCTACAGTgatcgatgtgactttttctcccaaCTTTTCAcaccatctaaacacagccgcgGTGGACTTGGAGCGGACGGAacaggaggcggcgcggcggaggagacttAGGGGCTGTTTTGGAATAGGGACTTAAAAAAGTCCCaagaactttttagtatttagaagtattaaataaatattaattataaaactaactgcagaaccttTGGgttaaattgcgagacgaatttaatgaggtatcttaatccatgattagcgaatggttactgtagcatcactatagcaaattatgaattaattaggctcattagattcgtctcgcgaaaaggcactcagctgtcaaaaaacatttataaacagattttatttaatactataaaatagtaagatttcctttaggggccgtttagttccaaaaattttcacctcccatttaaacacatgtatgaagcactaaatataattaaataacaaaactaattacacagtttggatgtacatgacgagacgaatcttttaagtctaattagtacatgattagctataagtgctacagtaacccacatatgctaatgacgcggtcaaaggcctcaaaagattcgtctcgtggtttccaagtgagttctgaaattagttttttaattaatgtCCGAAAAaacctcccgacatctggtcaaactatCGACGTGACATTCAAAATTTTTTCCGTTTGCAACTAAACGGCACCTTAATGTGATAGGAACTTCTGAACAAAGTTTGGAAGACTTGCTGCCGCGCCACGTCCACGCGTGCGGTTGGAGCTTGCGCCACGCAGGGCGGCACGCCGCACGCGGGATCGGAACGGTGGCCGTTGGTTCGCTTTCCGTTTGTCTCCAAAGCGGCACGTGCCCGTATTGCGTGTCTCTGGCGCGCGGGGCCCGCGGGAGCTGCTCGGGTTAGGTGCCGCGCTGGAAGTCGGATATTTTTCGCGGGCACCACGCGCTCGGCCTTTTTGTTGTTGCAAATTGGAAAAAAGAAATTGTTCTTTTTCCAAACCGTGACGCTTTTCGCGATGTCACTACTTCGGTGCTTCCCCTCTCCTCCGTTCAACCGCGAACAAAAACACTAGGAAAAAGTTGTGAGGAAAACGAATTACTCCGAGTTTTTTTCCGTAACAGGGAAGGCTCCACACCGAAGATTTGAAAGTTTCAAATCGAATTTTGAACTAAGTTAACAAAATTCCTCTAAAAGGGTTTGAAATTGCtattaaaaaaaggaaaaaaaaaatctaagaaTAAGATATATCGACAACGAGTAACTCCTTATTTTCCATCCTTAAAGCACCTCCAAGAGCTTTTGTATCTATGGATAGCTAGCTATTATGTAAAACCAAATAGCTAGCGAAAAGGAGATAAAATCCAAAAGCTTCTCCAAAATCTAAAAAGGAATGTCTAGCGCTCAGCGCTAGGCAAAGATGCCCAGGGGAATGATAAAAGACGAGGTAGATGAAGTTTCTATTGGATAtgaatttttttatctttttttagcTAATTCACTCAAAATACACGAGCTCTCTCAGCGGCGATGGTTGATAAGTGCTGGTGCGATCACCTCTGTTGTGAGATGCCCAGCAAGCGACTCCTCTTCTCTTCCTCGCGACGATCGACAAGCCACTCCCTTATCTCCTTCCATCACGATGACAAGGGTGAACTGAGATGATATACTTTTACCATGTTAAAGTGCTGACGAGGCGGAAGCACGAGGGAGCCATCCACTCTACGGAGTACTTTTATAGGCTTGGATTGGACGAGATTGGCAGCGAGACGCGGATGCGCGTGCaggattatattaaaaaaaagcgTTCATACGGAGAGGGGTCTTTCTGTGGTGATGGTTTTTGTGTCGTGACTGCCTCTCTGCCTTGAACAACTTTTGTGGCTCGTCTCCGACGTCAACCAAGATCTGGGAGAAAATCTTTTTCAGGCGGCGAGAAAATCTGTACTGGGCCGTGAAAAGGAAACGGAAAGGGAATATCTCTCGATCTAGACGGGTTGGGAATGATTTGGCCCAACAGATTTGGCCactagagagaaagagagagatgctGGGTTGGGCCTAGATTTAGACGGGTCGGGAATGATTTGGCCCAACAGATTTCCACATCTTTCCTTTACTGTCTCAAAGGAAGCCACCCAACGGCTTCTTTGTTAGTCCGAACTTCACTGCGTGCGACACAGGAACAGGCCAAGGCAAACAAACAGAAAGGTACAATAACATGTGCAGTACCATTAACTATCATCCTGCACGCGCATTCCATTCCATCAAAGAAGAAAACAAGCTGCGTTAGCGAGAAGACTCTGAACCTTCGTGGGTGGGGCCG is drawn from Panicum virgatum strain AP13 chromosome 1N, P.virgatum_v5, whole genome shotgun sequence and contains these coding sequences:
- the LOC120654576 gene encoding cyclin-T1-1-like isoform X2; protein product: MGAAREEGGEAYRSWYLSREEIERDSPSRRDGVSAAKEAELRATYCSFIRDVCIRLQLPQITIATAILLCHRFYLRQSHAKNEWQTVATVCIFLASKIEDTPCSLKSVIIVAYETMYRKNTDAAKRIHQEEVLAKQKSLILVGETLLLSTIRFDFNIRHPYEPLKLALKNLGISQKEVRQDAMSIVNDTLPTTLVVQFKPHFIAAGSLFLAAKFHNFILPSQNGRVWWNEFDVAPKQLQDVIQQMTELFKKRDPRSMGAVIKPVPTSTPTDKHQIKQTPTPTLTDKHQIKPSPVPTPIDKQHIKLTPIPTPMYKQKIKTIPAPTPTPTDKQQIISTLDPPVRHTQCSRRSSSNSNTEAYGHMLLGSSFDDKSTGRSTRYEENQCRRRYQRKYINHNLDQRLGEQSYQGILKTACVNEAGIKSFEYTSRPARRTYEEISYQRTHINHNFDAVDTDQKLDERSCWGTLKADCVNEAGIRDLKKRRVQEGTGLQTIHTYDSNAWRFERQDSYLKQIHLGRNRR
- the LOC120654576 gene encoding cyclin-T1-1-like isoform X1; this translates as MGAAREEGGEAYRSWYLSREEIERDSPSRRDGVSAAKEAELRATYCSFIRDVCIRLQLPQITIATAILLCHRFYLRQSHAKNEWQTVATVCIFLASKIEDTPCSLKSVIIVAYETMYRKNTDAAKRIHQEEVLAKQKSLILVGETLLLSTIRFDFNIRHPYEPLKLALKNLGISQKEVRQDAMSIVNDTLPTTLVVQFKPHFIAAGSLFLAAKFHNFILPSQNGRVWWNEFDVAPKQLQDVIQQMTELFKKRDPRSMGAVIKPVPTSTPTDKHQVRPTPNLTTTRTNKQQINLAVTPTNKQQIKQTPTPTLTDKHQIKPSPVPTPIDKQHIKLTPIPTPMYKQKIKTIPAPTPTPTDKQQIISTLDPPVRHTQCSRRSSSNSNTEAYGHMLLGSSFDDKSTGRSTRYEENQCRRRYQRKYINHNLDQRLGEQSYQGILKTACVNEAGIKSFEYTSRPARRTYEEISYQRTHINHNFDAVDTDQKLDERSCWGTLKADCVNEAGIRDLKKRRVQEGTGLQTIHTYDSNAWRFERQDSYLKQIHLGRNRR
- the LOC120654576 gene encoding cyclin-T1-1-like isoform X3, with the translated sequence MYRKNTDAAKRIHQEEVLAKQKSLILVGETLLLSTIRFDFNIRHPYEPLKLALKNLGISQKEVRQDAMSIVNDTLPTTLVVQFKPHFIAAGSLFLAAKFHNFILPSQNGRVWWNEFDVAPKQLQDVIQQMTELFKKRDPRSMGAVIKPVPTSTPTDKHQVRPTPNLTTTRTNKQQINLAVTPTNKQQIKQTPTPTLTDKHQIKPSPVPTPIDKQHIKLTPIPTPMYKQKIKTIPAPTPTPTDKQQIISTLDPPVRHTQCSRRSSSNSNTEAYGHMLLGSSFDDKSTGRSTRYEENQCRRRYQRKYINHNLDQRLGEQSYQGILKTACVNEAGIKSFEYTSRPARRTYEEISYQRTHINHNFDAVDTDQKLDERSCWGTLKADCVNEAGIRDLKKRRVQEGTGLQTIHTYDSNAWRFERQDSYLKQIHLGRNRR